In a single window of the Candidatus Eisenbacteria bacterium genome:
- a CDS encoding MFS transporter, with protein sequence MAFLRATGTGMVGVVAGLYLARVGLGGAALGNVLASGLAGIAIALTVVTLASDRVGRRRTLVALGILTAAGTLAFAWASGPWLLAGTAFIGMINGMGRDRGAQLVLEQAIIPATTSDHERTSVFARYNVAQDLGHALGALLSAAPALWFGGDPVASIASLRTVLVMHAVLSLVCAAFALALSSQAEAEGAPRLHISPETRPRLIRWSALSFVDSLGGGFLTTAALSLIFATRFGASESQLGPLFFGARVLNALSHFGAAWLSRRIGLLNTMVFTHIPSSLLLASVSIAPNFLVASILFLLREGLVEMDVPTRQSYVMAIVRPDERTTAAGITALVRTTAWAIGPAAAGLLLGGASSSAALAVGAGLKISYDLMLWGAFRRVKPPEELAPKP encoded by the coding sequence ATGGCGTTCCTGAGGGCGACCGGCACCGGCATGGTCGGTGTGGTGGCGGGGCTCTATCTCGCGCGCGTCGGGCTCGGCGGTGCCGCACTCGGAAACGTGCTTGCGAGCGGGCTCGCCGGTATTGCGATCGCCCTCACAGTGGTCACGCTCGCATCCGATCGCGTCGGTCGTCGCCGTACGCTGGTCGCGCTCGGCATTCTCACCGCCGCGGGCACCCTCGCGTTCGCATGGGCCTCGGGGCCCTGGCTTCTGGCCGGGACCGCGTTCATCGGCATGATCAATGGCATGGGGCGTGATCGCGGCGCTCAGCTGGTGCTCGAGCAGGCGATCATTCCGGCGACCACGTCCGATCACGAACGCACCTCGGTGTTCGCGCGCTACAACGTGGCGCAGGATCTCGGCCACGCCCTGGGCGCGCTGCTATCGGCGGCCCCTGCGCTGTGGTTCGGTGGTGATCCGGTCGCCTCGATCGCGTCGCTTCGCACCGTGCTGGTCATGCACGCGGTGCTCTCGCTGGTCTGCGCAGCATTCGCGCTGGCGCTGTCCTCGCAAGCCGAAGCGGAAGGTGCGCCACGCCTCCACATCTCTCCCGAGACCCGCCCGCGGTTGATTCGCTGGTCGGCACTCTCATTCGTCGACAGCCTGGGCGGTGGCTTCCTCACCACCGCGGCCCTCTCGCTCATCTTCGCGACTCGCTTCGGGGCGAGCGAGAGCCAGCTTGGGCCCCTGTTCTTCGGCGCGCGGGTGCTCAACGCGCTCTCTCACTTCGGCGCCGCATGGTTGAGCCGCCGCATCGGACTCCTGAACACCATGGTGTTCACGCACATTCCGTCGAGCCTGCTGCTCGCTTCGGTCTCGATCGCGCCCAACTTCCTCGTCGCCTCGATCCTGTTTCTGCTGCGCGAAGGCCTGGTCGAAATGGACGTGCCGACCCGCCAGTCCTACGTCATGGCCATCGTGCGGCCGGACGAACGCACCACCGCCGCCGGGATCACCGCTCTGGTGCGCACCACCGCATGGGCGATCGGACCGGCGGCCGCGGGCCTGTTGCTCGGAGGGGCGTCATCGAGTGCGGCGCTGGCGGTCGGCGCGGGGCTCAAGATCAGCTACGACCTCATGCTGTGGGGTGCGTTTCGCCGCGTGAAGCCGCCCGAAGAACTCGCGCCGAAACCCTAG